A window of Flavobacterium flavigenum contains these coding sequences:
- a CDS encoding DUF1287 domain-containing protein encodes MKTISIVLILFCFFSCNQKENNSLAFQNNNQAVLKTFEEKLSEAAISIIDPSVKYDPVYFAIAYPNGDVPANKGVCTDVIIRAYRKLDIDLQKEVHEDMIENFSKYPNLEKWRMTKPDTNIDHRRVPNLEVFFERKGTKLPVSENGKDYKTGEIVTWMINNKLPHIGIVTNKKSADGERNLIVHNVGGGQVLEDCLFEYKIVGHFRYKK; translated from the coding sequence ATGAAAACTATCTCCATCGTTTTAATCCTATTTTGCTTTTTTTCTTGTAATCAAAAAGAAAACAACAGTTTAGCTTTCCAAAACAATAATCAAGCTGTTTTAAAAACTTTTGAAGAAAAACTTTCAGAAGCAGCAATTTCTATAATTGATCCATCTGTCAAATATGATCCGGTCTATTTTGCAATAGCATACCCAAACGGAGATGTACCAGCAAACAAAGGGGTTTGCACAGATGTTATTATTCGTGCTTATCGAAAATTAGATATTGATTTACAAAAAGAAGTTCATGAAGACATGATTGAAAACTTTTCTAAATATCCAAATTTAGAAAAATGGAGAATGACAAAACCGGATACTAACATAGACCACAGGAGAGTGCCTAATTTAGAAGTTTTCTTTGAAAGAAAAGGGACGAAATTACCTGTTTCTGAAAATGGCAAAGATTATAAAACAGGAGAAATCGTAACCTGGATGATCAATAACAAACTTCCACATATCGGAATTGTTACCAATAAAAAATCGGCTGATGGTGAACGCAATCTAATTGTTCATAATGTTGGAGGCGGACAGGTTTTGGAAGATTGCTTGTTTGAATACAAAATTGTCGGACATTTTCGGTACAAAAAATAA
- a CDS encoding UDP-N-acetylmuramate--L-alanine ligase yields MKTHFIAIGGSAMHNLALALHNKGYQVTGSDDAIFEPSKSRLEKKGILPAEMGWFPEKITSDIEAVILGMHAKADNPELLKAQELGLKIYSYPEFLYEQSKNKTRVVIGGSHGKTTITSMILHVMHYHNIEVDYMVGAQLEGFDTMVHLTKENDFMVLEGDEYLSSPIDRRPKFHLYQPNIALISGIAWDHINVFPTYENYVEQFEIFIAKITNGGILVYNENDPEVKRVSEAATNPIRKLPYRTPNYTVNDGVTLLETPEGDMPIEVFGAHNLNNLAGAKWICQNMGVDEADFYEAIASFKGASKRLEKIAEGKGKVAYKDFAHSPSKVAATTKAVKEQYPNRTLVACLELHTYSSLNAEFLKEYEGALEYADVAVVFYSPDAVKIKQLEEVTYEQIASSFNREDLIIYTNPAEFKEYLFNLNLDNYALLLMSSGNYGGLNFDEVKELIR; encoded by the coding sequence ATGAAGACACATTTCATCGCCATAGGCGGAAGCGCTATGCACAATTTAGCATTAGCATTACATAATAAAGGATATCAGGTTACAGGAAGCGACGATGCTATTTTTGAACCTTCAAAATCAAGATTAGAAAAAAAAGGAATTCTTCCTGCAGAAATGGGCTGGTTCCCTGAAAAAATCACTTCAGATATTGAAGCAGTAATTTTAGGAATGCATGCAAAAGCAGATAATCCCGAATTGCTGAAAGCGCAGGAATTAGGCTTAAAGATTTATTCTTATCCGGAGTTTTTATATGAACAATCTAAAAATAAAACCCGTGTTGTAATTGGTGGTTCTCATGGAAAAACAACCATTACTTCAATGATTTTACACGTAATGCATTATCATAATATTGAGGTTGATTATATGGTGGGAGCACAGTTGGAAGGTTTTGATACCATGGTGCATCTTACAAAAGAAAATGATTTTATGGTTTTAGAAGGAGATGAATATTTGTCTTCTCCGATAGACAGACGCCCAAAGTTTCATTTGTACCAGCCCAATATTGCTTTGATTTCCGGAATTGCCTGGGATCATATCAATGTTTTTCCAACGTATGAAAACTACGTTGAACAATTTGAAATTTTCATTGCTAAAATTACAAACGGTGGGATTTTGGTATACAACGAAAATGATCCTGAAGTAAAACGCGTTTCTGAAGCAGCCACAAATCCAATTCGAAAATTACCTTACCGCACGCCAAATTATACAGTAAATGATGGGGTGACACTTTTAGAAACTCCGGAAGGCGACATGCCAATCGAAGTTTTTGGAGCACACAACCTGAATAATTTAGCCGGAGCAAAATGGATTTGTCAGAACATGGGTGTTGATGAAGCCGATTTCTATGAAGCGATTGCAAGTTTTAAAGGTGCTTCAAAACGATTAGAAAAAATTGCTGAAGGGAAAGGAAAAGTAGCGTATAAAGATTTTGCGCATTCTCCAAGTAAAGTAGCTGCAACAACAAAAGCAGTAAAAGAGCAATACCCAAACCGAACTTTAGTGGCTTGTTTAGAGTTGCATACGTACAGCAGCTTAAATGCCGAATTTTTGAAAGAATATGAAGGGGCTTTAGAATATGCTGATGTTGCTGTTGTGTTTTATTCACCGGATGCAGTAAAAATCAAACAATTGGAAGAAGTAACTTATGAGCAGATCGCAAGTTCTTTCAATAGAGAAGATTTGATTATTTATACCAATCCAGCCGAATTCAAAGAATATTTATTCAACTTAAATCTGGATAATTATGCATTATTATTAATGAGTTCAGGAAATTATGGAGGTTTAAATTTTGATGAAGTTAAAGAATTAATTAGATAA
- a CDS encoding tetratricopeptide repeat protein, with amino-acid sequence MRQLIIFFVLMPFLLWSQSSFEKGEKLFHAKKYKEAEAVFEENLKHYPNDSKTLERLADISAEEKQWEKTASYYKKLKQLKPTEADYFYKYGGCLGMRALEVNKIKAFGMVDDMKFSFEKAIDLNPKHLPARWALIELYLQLPGILGGSESKALKYSNELAKLSPVDGYLSKGRIDEYFKRYDSAEKNYTKAHEIGNSKVTFQKLYNLYLNKLKEPKKALELKRKFDSK; translated from the coding sequence ATGAGACAGTTAATAATTTTTTTCGTTTTGATGCCATTTCTTTTATGGTCACAATCCAGTTTTGAAAAAGGGGAGAAGTTATTTCATGCTAAAAAGTACAAAGAAGCCGAAGCTGTTTTTGAAGAGAATCTAAAACATTATCCGAATGATAGTAAGACTCTGGAACGTTTGGCCGACATTTCTGCGGAAGAAAAACAATGGGAAAAAACAGCCTCATATTACAAAAAACTAAAGCAGTTAAAACCTACTGAGGCGGATTACTTTTATAAATACGGAGGATGTTTGGGGATGCGCGCATTAGAAGTAAATAAAATTAAGGCATTCGGAATGGTGGATGATATGAAGTTTTCATTTGAGAAAGCGATTGATTTAAATCCAAAACATCTGCCTGCACGCTGGGCGTTAATCGAATTGTATTTGCAGCTGCCCGGAATATTGGGAGGGAGCGAATCAAAAGCATTGAAATATTCTAATGAACTGGCAAAGTTATCACCTGTTGATGGTTATCTGTCTAAAGGCAGAATTGATGAGTATTTCAAAAGATACGATTCGGCAGAAAAAAATTATACAAAAGCACATGAAATTGGCAATTCAAAAGTTACATTTCAAAAATTATATAATTTATATTTGAACAAATTAAAAGAGCCTAAAAAAGCTCTGGAATTAAAACGAAAATTTGACTCAAAATAA
- a CDS encoding carboxypeptidase-like regulatory domain-containing protein produces MKNIVFALLLLTSTLFAQQTDKKWNKVIAFENEGKVKSASEVVTQIYKKAVSEKDEVQMIKCFFYHSKYLLVVDENAQTKILNNLKTDINRVSVPSKAILNFIYTKCLNDYYTRNNYKIRQRTNTPFLDEDFLTWTETNFKNQIDSTFKKTLENEPVLNKTYLADYEVIFDFFASEKFKKETLFDYLLRENLTFYKQKVRQWEIVKSDFKTYTKQLLGKPADFTTINFDFVTNENLRSVLSLYQKQESYNPSQDNQLDRMQYVKNTLLESDEAYLPSLNYLQKEAKDTILIQKIQLEKALYYSKNASKETHPDYNLKSVSLLDSIISIKNRSDAYKLAVQHKDNVLAKSLNIQLQKYIYSDENTRAYIKYKNVTQLKVSFYKISQKQLWDYSNLYAKKDSLTTVFLQKKPVATESFSIVNKNDFFEYTTEVHLPTLKTGSYFVHFESDSEKKDEKAFAYEIITVSNLAVLASQNASGETFQVVDRKTGKPLENVRIKSKYFNVKTDKNGIANYNRKKDNYYNDEIELSTPNDSISIRKNYLQYFDSYSANSNYDNKPKGKVNFYLDRAIYRPGQTVFYKGIAVQKKKNQTSVVQNTSFKIIIRDANDNDFKEFDVVTNEFGSFSGEFVLPKSGLTGNFRIEAEEPENYENDINYDKEEDEHPFWDHVDLENSQIDFRVEEYKRPKFEVVFEPKKETFQINQPIKVKGSAKAFAGSNISDAVVKYTVTRFTSYFRYYYNQQDETETLATGETKTDASGKFSIDFTAIPSKNSKKEQLPVFNYRINISVTDINGETHDAETVVKVGYHDLVLGAGLPDKIETKNKNEISLTSSNLNGEFKAVKGEIKIYYTSSFSDKFKPRVWPVPDFETIPKEDFKRLFPYEVNEKTTNIESPTLVYSKKIDTEKDKKVVLDFISNYKSGNYKVVFSAKDSFENDIQSTTDFQIIQSKDKYNTSTLFTIKQLNEDPKKDGFVTLKITSEIPELYIAVTGSYNSKVFFEKTTHLENNENIIKVALKKEFENHLKIGFQSVFENASFNNDLDVLLKKQEVSKLEFNVETFRNKLQPGISENWSFKLKSTNTSNEAEVLASMYDSSLDQFATRNWGGLEFYDYSYNGNNSRSSLGFDKTSSYLQNLNAPKKGVVLNNEITKLIWFGFDFNNTNNSLYVQREYQKQLNKKAKKPLNAKMISGIITDKTNQPLPGVSVSIKGSQRSTTTDFDGYYEIEAAEKEELVFSMIGFKSKTVTIKNSKTIDAVLEEDENSLKEVVVVGYGTQKKSSLTGAVTQLKRIGSESIPEDRSDSISEALAGKVAGIQIRGAGSIDIGSAPIYVVDGIIVNDIKNINPADIASMDVLKDASATAIYGSRAANGVIILTTKKALEELTQVKARKNLSETAFFLPNLKTDSKGKVSFNFTSPEALTAWKLRLMAHNKDAVSGYLEKNVVTQKELMVLPNLPRFFREKDTIVISAKISNVTAEAKTGISILQFFDAATMQPIDAKMLNVDNVKNFTIPAYGNTTVNWKITIPEGLQGVQYKILAKSGNFSDGEESILPVLTNNMLVTESIPIWVRENSVKEYTFENLKTNTSTTLRNHQFTLEYTSNPTWIAIQSLPYLMEYEHECAEQTFARFYANALASEVISSNPKIAAVFEDWRKNGKLNSKLEENEELKSIILAETPWLKDAQSEEEKKKNLALLFDLEKMKTSQEATFQKLKQKQKASGGFSWFDGSDENEYITRHILAGLGHLSKLSKGNASQIDEIAKTGISYIDSKFLEYYKIRTKNLKKADKLIWINPYSDLHYMYARSFYLEKYPLSDTLKKASKLYLASAKNNWLSYSLYEKGMTALILNRYGEKEAAKTILESLKETSSNNEDWGMYWISNKSGWYWYQAPIETQSLLIEAFAEVTNDTKSVDAMKVWLLKNKQTKNWPTTKSTTEAVYALLMQGTDWLSVKDNTVIKLGDEKIMTKKLAENEKEAATGYIKMNWKAEEVKKEMASISIENKSKVPAFGGVYWQYFEDLDKIKTNSGTVLSVAKELYLKKSTLKGNELEKITSKNPLKTGDLVTVRLIISSKENTEYVHLKDMRASCFEPVNVLSEYKYNDGLGYYMSTKDAATHLFFDNVNKGTYVIEYDIRVNNSGEFSNGITTIESMYAPEFTSHTKGIRVKVN; encoded by the coding sequence ATGAAAAATATAGTATTTGCTCTTTTACTACTTACTTCTACCCTATTTGCTCAACAAACAGATAAAAAATGGAATAAGGTTATTGCTTTTGAAAACGAAGGCAAAGTTAAATCGGCCAGTGAAGTCGTGACACAAATTTACAAAAAAGCAGTTTCTGAAAAAGATGAAGTTCAAATGATCAAATGCTTTTTTTATCATTCCAAATACCTGTTGGTTGTAGATGAAAATGCTCAGACAAAAATCCTTAACAATCTTAAAACAGATATTAATCGTGTCTCCGTTCCTTCAAAAGCAATTCTGAATTTTATATATACAAAATGCCTGAATGATTATTATACGCGAAATAATTATAAAATCAGACAACGAACCAATACGCCTTTTCTTGATGAAGATTTTTTGACATGGACAGAAACCAATTTCAAAAACCAAATAGATTCCACATTTAAAAAAACTTTAGAAAATGAGCCTGTTTTAAACAAAACTTATCTTGCAGACTATGAAGTGATTTTTGATTTTTTTGCTTCAGAAAAGTTCAAAAAAGAAACTTTGTTTGATTATCTGCTAAGAGAAAACCTGACTTTTTATAAACAGAAAGTACGTCAATGGGAAATTGTAAAGAGTGATTTCAAAACATATACGAAACAGCTATTAGGAAAACCAGCCGATTTTACAACCATTAATTTCGACTTTGTTACCAATGAAAATCTGCGTTCTGTTTTGTCATTATATCAAAAACAGGAATCTTACAATCCTTCTCAGGACAATCAACTGGATCGAATGCAATATGTAAAAAACACTTTACTTGAGTCAGACGAAGCCTATCTTCCTTCCTTAAATTACCTTCAAAAGGAAGCAAAAGACACTATTTTAATTCAAAAGATTCAATTAGAAAAAGCGCTTTATTATTCTAAAAATGCATCAAAAGAAACTCATCCGGATTATAACTTAAAATCTGTTTCTTTATTAGACAGTATTATTTCAATAAAAAACAGATCAGATGCTTACAAATTAGCCGTACAACACAAAGACAATGTACTGGCTAAATCATTAAATATTCAGCTTCAGAAATACATCTACTCAGATGAAAATACCAGAGCATACATTAAATACAAAAACGTAACGCAGCTAAAAGTTTCTTTCTATAAAATCAGTCAGAAACAGCTTTGGGATTATTCTAATTTATATGCTAAAAAAGATAGTCTTACGACAGTATTTCTTCAAAAAAAGCCTGTTGCTACAGAAAGTTTTTCTATTGTAAATAAAAATGATTTTTTTGAATATACTACAGAAGTACATTTGCCAACATTAAAAACAGGCTCTTATTTTGTTCATTTCGAAAGTGATTCAGAGAAAAAAGACGAGAAAGCTTTTGCTTATGAAATTATTACTGTTTCGAATCTGGCTGTTTTAGCTTCTCAAAATGCATCAGGCGAAACTTTTCAGGTGGTAGACAGAAAGACCGGAAAACCTTTGGAAAACGTACGTATAAAATCAAAATACTTTAATGTAAAAACGGACAAAAATGGAATTGCGAATTACAACCGTAAAAAAGACAATTATTATAATGACGAGATTGAATTATCTACACCAAACGATTCTATTTCTATTAGAAAAAACTATCTCCAATATTTCGATTCTTATTCGGCGAATAGCAATTATGACAATAAACCAAAAGGGAAAGTAAATTTTTATTTAGACAGGGCTATTTACCGTCCGGGGCAAACAGTTTTTTACAAAGGAATCGCAGTTCAGAAAAAGAAAAACCAAACTTCTGTTGTACAGAATACATCATTCAAAATAATTATTCGGGATGCTAATGACAATGATTTCAAAGAATTTGATGTCGTTACAAACGAATTTGGCTCTTTTTCAGGAGAATTCGTCCTGCCAAAAAGTGGCCTGACAGGCAATTTTAGAATTGAAGCTGAAGAACCTGAAAACTATGAGAATGATATTAATTATGATAAAGAAGAAGACGAACATCCTTTTTGGGACCATGTTGATTTAGAAAATTCTCAAATTGATTTCAGGGTTGAAGAATACAAAAGACCTAAATTCGAAGTTGTTTTTGAACCTAAAAAAGAAACCTTTCAGATCAATCAACCCATCAAAGTAAAAGGAAGTGCCAAAGCTTTTGCCGGAAGCAATATTTCTGATGCTGTTGTAAAGTATACTGTCACAAGATTTACGAGTTATTTCAGATATTATTACAACCAGCAGGATGAAACGGAAACCTTGGCTACCGGCGAAACCAAAACGGATGCTTCCGGAAAATTCAGTATTGATTTTACAGCAATTCCGTCAAAAAACAGTAAAAAAGAACAATTACCTGTTTTTAATTATAGAATAAACATTAGCGTAACGGACATTAACGGAGAAACCCATGACGCTGAAACTGTTGTAAAAGTGGGCTATCACGACTTGGTTCTGGGGGCAGGACTTCCTGATAAAATTGAAACGAAAAATAAAAACGAAATTTCGCTGACAAGTAGCAACTTAAACGGAGAATTTAAAGCTGTAAAAGGAGAAATTAAAATTTATTACACCAGTTCTTTTTCTGATAAATTTAAACCGAGAGTCTGGCCGGTTCCTGATTTTGAAACTATTCCTAAAGAAGACTTCAAAAGATTATTTCCTTATGAAGTAAACGAAAAGACAACAAATATTGAAAGCCCAACTTTAGTTTATTCTAAAAAAATTGATACTGAAAAAGACAAAAAAGTGGTGTTGGATTTTATTTCGAATTACAAATCCGGAAACTATAAAGTCGTGTTTTCAGCAAAAGACAGTTTTGAAAATGATATACAATCTACGACCGATTTTCAAATCATCCAAAGCAAAGACAAATACAATACGAGTACTTTATTTACGATTAAACAACTTAATGAAGACCCGAAAAAAGATGGTTTTGTTACCTTAAAAATAACTTCGGAGATTCCTGAGCTTTATATTGCTGTTACAGGAAGTTACAACAGTAAAGTATTTTTTGAGAAAACCACACATTTAGAAAACAATGAAAATATCATTAAGGTTGCGTTGAAAAAAGAGTTTGAAAATCATCTTAAAATAGGTTTTCAGAGTGTTTTTGAAAATGCATCTTTTAATAATGATTTAGATGTATTGCTGAAAAAACAAGAAGTTTCAAAATTAGAATTTAATGTTGAAACTTTTAGAAATAAATTACAGCCTGGAATTAGTGAAAACTGGTCGTTCAAATTAAAGTCAACCAATACCAGCAATGAAGCAGAAGTTTTGGCTTCGATGTACGACAGTTCACTGGACCAGTTTGCGACAAGAAACTGGGGCGGGCTTGAGTTTTATGACTATTCATACAATGGAAATAATAGTAGATCAAGCTTAGGATTTGACAAAACCTCCAGTTATCTACAAAATTTAAACGCTCCAAAAAAAGGAGTTGTGCTAAATAACGAAATCACAAAACTGATTTGGTTTGGTTTTGATTTTAACAACACCAATAATTCCCTTTACGTACAAAGAGAATATCAAAAACAGCTTAATAAAAAAGCAAAGAAACCATTAAATGCCAAAATGATTTCCGGAATCATTACAGATAAAACAAACCAACCTTTACCTGGAGTTTCTGTCTCTATTAAAGGTTCACAAAGAAGTACAACTACAGATTTTGATGGTTATTACGAAATTGAAGCTGCTGAAAAGGAAGAACTTGTTTTTAGTATGATAGGGTTTAAAAGTAAAACTGTTACAATCAAAAACTCAAAAACAATTGATGCTGTTTTAGAGGAAGACGAAAATAGTTTAAAAGAAGTCGTTGTTGTGGGTTATGGGACACAGAAAAAATCAAGCTTAACGGGAGCAGTAACACAACTTAAAAGAATTGGTTCAGAAAGCATTCCGGAAGATCGTTCTGATAGTATTAGTGAAGCGTTAGCTGGAAAGGTAGCCGGGATTCAAATTAGAGGAGCGGGAAGTATTGACATTGGCTCTGCTCCAATATATGTTGTCGATGGTATAATTGTAAATGACATCAAAAACATAAATCCAGCAGATATTGCATCTATGGATGTTTTAAAAGATGCAAGCGCCACAGCAATTTACGGAAGCAGAGCTGCGAACGGGGTCATCATCCTTACCACCAAAAAAGCATTAGAAGAATTAACCCAGGTAAAAGCCAGAAAAAATTTATCAGAAACCGCATTCTTCCTTCCCAATTTAAAAACCGATTCTAAAGGAAAAGTGAGTTTCAATTTTACTTCACCCGAAGCTTTGACTGCCTGGAAACTTCGTTTGATGGCGCATAATAAAGATGCTGTTTCCGGTTATTTAGAAAAAAATGTTGTGACTCAAAAAGAGCTGATGGTTTTACCTAATCTACCACGTTTTTTTAGAGAAAAAGACACAATTGTAATCAGTGCCAAAATTTCAAATGTTACAGCTGAAGCCAAAACCGGAATATCAATTTTACAATTCTTCGATGCTGCAACCATGCAGCCTATTGATGCCAAAATGCTGAATGTTGACAATGTAAAAAACTTTACAATTCCAGCTTACGGAAACACAACGGTAAACTGGAAAATTACAATTCCAGAAGGTTTGCAGGGAGTTCAATATAAAATATTGGCAAAATCCGGAAACTTCTCTGATGGGGAAGAAAGCATACTTCCGGTTTTAACTAACAATATGCTGGTTACAGAAAGTATTCCGATCTGGGTTCGCGAGAATTCTGTAAAAGAATATACGTTTGAGAATTTAAAAACCAATACTTCCACAACTTTAAGAAATCATCAGTTTACTTTAGAATACACCTCAAATCCAACCTGGATTGCGATTCAGTCATTACCTTATTTAATGGAATATGAACATGAATGTGCCGAACAGACTTTTGCCCGTTTTTATGCGAATGCACTGGCTTCTGAAGTTATTTCGAGTAATCCTAAAATAGCAGCTGTTTTTGAAGACTGGAGAAAAAACGGAAAACTGAATTCTAAATTAGAAGAAAACGAAGAATTAAAATCGATTATTCTGGCTGAAACACCATGGCTGAAAGACGCCCAAAGCGAAGAAGAAAAGAAAAAAAATCTCGCTCTTTTATTTGATTTGGAAAAAATGAAAACTTCGCAGGAAGCAACTTTTCAAAAATTAAAACAAAAACAAAAAGCTTCAGGAGGATTTTCTTGGTTTGACGGAAGTGACGAAAACGAATACATCACCAGACATATTTTAGCTGGACTAGGGCATTTGTCTAAATTAAGCAAAGGCAACGCTTCGCAAATTGACGAAATTGCAAAAACCGGAATTTCATATATAGATTCTAAATTTCTGGAATATTATAAAATTAGAACCAAAAACCTAAAAAAAGCTGACAAGCTGATCTGGATCAATCCATATTCTGATTTGCATTATATGTATGCCAGAAGTTTTTATCTGGAGAAATATCCGCTTTCTGATACTTTGAAAAAAGCTTCTAAATTATATCTCGCTTCGGCTAAAAACAATTGGCTTTCTTATTCTCTTTACGAAAAAGGAATGACCGCTTTAATCCTAAATCGTTATGGCGAAAAAGAGGCTGCCAAAACCATTTTAGAAAGTTTAAAAGAAACTTCTTCCAACAACGAAGATTGGGGAATGTACTGGATTTCTAATAAATCAGGCTGGTATTGGTATCAGGCTCCAATTGAAACTCAGTCTTTATTAATTGAGGCTTTCGCCGAAGTGACAAACGACACCAAATCTGTTGATGCGATGAAAGTCTGGCTGCTAAAAAACAAACAAACCAAAAACTGGCCAACCACAAAATCGACCACAGAAGCCGTTTATGCCTTATTAATGCAGGGAACGGATTGGCTGAGTGTAAAAGATAACACGGTTATCAAACTCGGAGATGAAAAAATAATGACCAAAAAACTAGCAGAAAACGAAAAAGAAGCTGCAACGGGTTATATCAAAATGAACTGGAAAGCAGAGGAAGTTAAAAAAGAAATGGCTTCGATAAGCATCGAAAACAAATCAAAAGTTCCTGCATTTGGCGGGGTTTACTGGCAGTATTTTGAAGATCTGGATAAAATAAAAACCAATTCGGGTACTGTTTTGTCAGTTGCGAAAGAATTGTATCTTAAAAAGAGTACCCTCAAAGGAAACGAATTAGAAAAAATAACGTCTAAAAATCCATTAAAAACCGGAGATCTGGTAACGGTAAGATTGATTATCTCTTCTAAAGAAAATACGGAATATGTGCATTTAAAAGATATGAGAGCTTCGTGTTTTGAACCAGTAAATGTACTTTCAGAATATAAATACAACGATGGTCTGGGCTATTATATGAGTACAAAAGACGCTGCAACTCATCTTTTCTTTGATAACGTCAATAAAGGAACTTATGTAATAGAATATGATATCCGTGTGAATAACAGCGGTGAATTTTCAAATGGGATTACCACAATCGAAAGTATGTATGCTCCGGAATTTACGAGTCATACAAAAGGGATTCGGGTTAAGGTGAATTAA
- a CDS encoding STAS-like domain-containing protein, with protein MGNIKINEVIGGNFAVTTDDGNLVFNLLDKNLEEQTKTKLDFSEIIVLTTAFLNAAIGQLYSKYKSEEIAPYLKLTNVAEEDKILFKKVTERAKEYFANKESFEKNSNDAINGND; from the coding sequence ATGGGAAATATAAAAATTAATGAAGTTATCGGTGGAAACTTTGCTGTTACAACTGATGATGGAAATTTAGTTTTTAATCTTTTAGACAAAAATCTAGAAGAACAAACAAAAACTAAATTAGATTTTTCGGAGATTATCGTTTTAACTACTGCTTTTTTAAATGCTGCTATAGGTCAACTTTATAGTAAATATAAAAGTGAAGAAATTGCACCTTATCTCAAATTGACCAATGTCGCTGAAGAGGATAAAATTTTATTTAAAAAAGTAACGGAAAGAGCCAAAGAATATTTTGCAAATAAAGAAAGTTTTGAAAAAAACTCTAATGATGCTATAAATGGCAACGATTAA
- a CDS encoding type II toxin-antitoxin system VapC family toxin, giving the protein MATINIETYKIGYTDQFFFDTNVWLLLFGNLANYQKKDQKEYSKFFKESLQREIPIYISSMILSEFANVLLRVDFKQWKTKNKFTESKDFKKDFGITPDYKKSVKNAKELLQSILDLPNIHLISDFFNGIDKETILKDFDIVDFNDAYLVELIRNNKYKVVTNDKDFQKLESKIDIITNQI; this is encoded by the coding sequence ATGGCAACGATTAATATAGAAACTTATAAAATTGGCTATACAGACCAATTTTTTTTTGACACAAATGTTTGGTTGTTATTATTTGGAAACCTTGCTAATTACCAAAAAAAAGACCAGAAAGAATATTCAAAGTTTTTCAAAGAATCTTTACAAAGAGAAATTCCTATTTATATTTCTTCAATGATTTTATCTGAATTTGCAAATGTATTACTCAGAGTAGATTTTAAGCAATGGAAAACGAAAAATAAGTTTACAGAAAGCAAAGACTTTAAAAAAGATTTTGGAATAACACCGGACTATAAGAAAAGTGTTAAGAATGCAAAAGAACTATTACAATCAATTTTAGATTTGCCAAATATTCATCTAATTTCAGATTTCTTTAATGGAATAGATAAGGAAACCATCCTAAAAGACTTTGATATAGTTGATTTCAATGATGCTTATTTAGTAGAATTAATAAGGAACAACAAATATAAGGTAGTTACAAATGATAAGGATTTTCAAAAATTAGAATCGAAAATTGACATAATAACTAATCAAATTTAA